Proteins encoded by one window of Acidipropionibacterium virtanenii:
- a CDS encoding helix-turn-helix domain-containing protein: MAPSPPRLTGDERAAMARVLADRYRDGASIRSLAADFGRSYGLVQRLLREAGVQTRPRGGADPASPETRAERQTVASASAVEADPGLIAALEEAEQKVRKAEKRLAKAERARARLTRRTSTKKERRAAKEKVAKRSRKAGKAAQRLQRIREQMDSRGR; encoded by the coding sequence ATGGCCCCATCACCGCCCCGCCTCACCGGGGATGAACGGGCCGCGATGGCCCGGGTGCTGGCCGACCGGTACCGCGACGGTGCCTCGATCCGCTCCCTGGCCGCCGACTTCGGGCGCTCCTACGGTCTGGTGCAGCGGCTGCTCCGGGAAGCGGGAGTGCAAACCCGGCCCCGCGGAGGCGCTGACCCGGCATCTCCGGAGACCAGGGCCGAACGACAGACGGTGGCCTCAGCCTCTGCGGTCGAGGCGGATCCTGGCCTGATCGCCGCACTCGAAGAGGCTGAGCAGAAGGTCCGCAAGGCCGAGAAGAGACTCGCCAAGGCTGAGCGCGCCCGAGCCAGACTCACCAGGCGCACCAGCACCAAGAAGGAGCGCCGGGCCGCCAAGGAAAAGGTGGCCAAACGCTCCCGCAAGGCCGGCAAGGCCGCCCAGCGGCTGCAGCGCATCCGCGAGCAGATGGACTCGCGCGGGCGCTAG
- a CDS encoding methyltransferase domain-containing protein has translation MIGARPGANADTTEMVAARTRVLESGLLGGVDEVLARRLARSRRILEAGAGTGHHLARILDAVPQATGLATDVSVAAIRRAARAHPRMAAVVADTWAGLPIRDGAVDAVLCVFAPRNRDEFSRVLAGSGHLVIASPLPDHLAELRAATGMIDIQADKHHEIVRAMSGAFSPISHDVVQEQHTLEPELAADAVLMGPSAHHIARPALAGPIDVTVAVEVTTFVRSS, from the coding sequence ATGATCGGAGCTCGGCCCGGGGCCAATGCCGACACCACGGAGATGGTGGCCGCGCGCACCCGGGTGCTGGAGTCCGGGCTGCTCGGCGGCGTCGACGAGGTGTTGGCACGCCGTCTGGCGCGGTCTCGACGGATTCTTGAGGCCGGGGCCGGTACGGGCCATCATCTGGCGCGGATCCTGGACGCCGTACCGCAGGCCACCGGGCTGGCCACCGACGTCTCGGTGGCCGCGATCCGGCGGGCCGCCCGGGCCCATCCGAGGATGGCGGCGGTGGTGGCCGACACCTGGGCGGGGCTGCCGATCCGCGACGGGGCGGTCGACGCCGTGCTGTGCGTCTTCGCCCCGAGGAACCGCGACGAGTTCTCCCGGGTGCTGGCCGGGAGCGGCCACCTGGTGATCGCCAGCCCCCTTCCCGACCATCTGGCCGAGCTGAGGGCCGCGACCGGGATGATCGACATCCAGGCCGACAAGCATCATGAGATCGTGCGCGCCATGTCGGGAGCCTTCTCCCCGATCTCTCACGACGTCGTCCAGGAACAGCACACTCTCGAACCCGAACTGGCGGCAGACGCTGTGCTCATGGGCCCCAGTGCCCACCACATCGCCCGTCCCGCCCTGGCAGGCCCGATCGACGTGACGGTGGCGGTGGAGGTCACCACCTTCGTGCGGAGTTCCTAG
- a CDS encoding SDR family oxidoreductase, which produces MDLGLSGRTFVVTAASSGLGLAGARALAAEGANVVMVARRADVLERQARGIGERARPMAADLTDPDTPRRAVRTAVDSFGGIDGALVSVGGPAAGSVLGTDDQTYLDAVESVMLPAVRTARAVVSERPDARLAFVLSSSARSPLPAMAPSNATRGGLAMLVSQLADEIGPHGGRAVGLMPGTIATPRITQLHGSGHQGSRAATEGRIPLGRLGRPEEFGSVAAFMLSDQASYVTGCLIPVDGGALRVP; this is translated from the coding sequence ATGGATCTGGGTCTGAGCGGCCGCACCTTCGTCGTCACCGCGGCCAGCTCCGGTCTCGGGCTGGCCGGCGCACGGGCCCTGGCCGCCGAGGGGGCCAATGTCGTCATGGTGGCCCGGCGGGCCGACGTGCTTGAGCGTCAGGCCCGCGGCATCGGCGAGCGCGCCCGGCCGATGGCCGCCGACCTCACCGACCCCGACACCCCGCGGCGGGCCGTCCGGACCGCCGTCGACTCCTTCGGTGGCATCGACGGCGCCCTGGTGAGCGTCGGCGGGCCGGCGGCGGGATCGGTGCTCGGCACCGACGACCAGACCTACCTGGACGCCGTGGAGTCGGTGATGCTGCCGGCCGTGCGGACCGCCCGCGCGGTGGTCTCCGAACGCCCGGACGCCCGGCTGGCCTTCGTGCTGTCGAGCTCGGCGCGCTCCCCACTTCCCGCCATGGCGCCGTCCAACGCGACCCGCGGCGGGCTGGCGATGCTGGTCTCCCAACTGGCCGACGAGATCGGACCTCATGGCGGACGGGCCGTGGGGCTGATGCCGGGCACCATCGCCACCCCGAGGATCACGCAACTCCACGGCAGCGGCCACCAGGGATCCCGCGCGGCCACCGAGGGGCGGATTCCGTTGGGGAGGCTGGGACGGCCCGAGGAGTTCGGGTCGGTCGCCGCGTTCATGCTCTCGGACCAGGCCTCCTACGTCACGGGCTGCCTCATCCCTGTTGACGGCGGCGCCCTGAGGGTGCCGTGA
- a CDS encoding SURF1 family protein, which produces MRKLWLRWIGLALFVVVLSLVMIRLGEWQIHRLDGRREANATIRAHRAQPVLDWTAVMRPGTAISGEDQWKRVRVSGSYDAGHQVQVRYRKVGDQQGSEILTPLRATDGRTVLVDRGFIGRKDDGTDPDIADIPNPPSGRVTVIGYVKGNENGKDTAVVPVDGRARLINSDSFARTAGTTYVNGYIVLVNSTPTQSGRLAPVPFPELDEGPHLSYAVQWFCFTAIAVGGLFILIRGDIKDRRKRRERAERRRTRPTPVGKPATRGGVPIDRPADSPTRTEGD; this is translated from the coding sequence GTGAGGAAGCTGTGGTTGCGTTGGATCGGGCTGGCTCTCTTCGTCGTCGTCCTGAGTCTGGTGATGATCCGGCTGGGCGAGTGGCAGATTCATCGTCTCGACGGCCGTCGAGAGGCCAATGCCACCATCCGGGCCCATCGCGCCCAACCCGTTCTGGACTGGACAGCCGTCATGAGGCCCGGCACCGCGATATCGGGCGAGGACCAGTGGAAACGGGTCCGGGTGAGCGGCTCCTATGACGCGGGCCACCAGGTGCAGGTGCGCTACCGGAAGGTGGGCGATCAGCAGGGCAGCGAGATCCTCACCCCGCTGCGCGCCACCGACGGCCGCACAGTCCTGGTGGACCGAGGATTCATCGGTCGCAAGGACGACGGCACCGATCCCGACATCGCCGACATCCCGAACCCGCCGTCCGGGCGGGTGACCGTGATCGGCTACGTCAAGGGCAATGAGAACGGCAAGGACACCGCCGTCGTTCCCGTCGACGGCCGGGCCCGTCTGATCAACTCCGACTCCTTCGCCAGGACCGCTGGCACCACATATGTCAACGGTTACATCGTCCTCGTGAACTCCACCCCCACTCAGAGCGGGAGACTGGCTCCGGTGCCCTTCCCGGAGCTGGACGAGGGCCCGCACCTGTCCTACGCCGTCCAGTGGTTCTGCTTCACCGCCATCGCCGTGGGCGGCCTGTTCATCCTCATCCGCGGCGACATCAAGGACCGCAGAAAACGCCGGGAGCGCGCCGAGCGGCGGCGGACCAGGCCGACACCGGTGGGTAAGCCGGCAACCCGCGGCGGGGTGCCGATCGATCGGCCGGCCGACTCGCCGACGCGCACGGAAGGAGATTGA
- a CDS encoding DUF3099 domain-containing protein, producing MSTPARAAGPHRHRRRGRDGQVITGARPPASDDLEVRQRHYLVSMAIRTLCFIGLVITPSPWRWLFIPGAAFLPAIAVVLGNVDDRRSPAPATEHETRREIGPSLTIPGELEEDEDEPGGTSD from the coding sequence GTGTCCACACCTGCCCGGGCCGCCGGACCGCACCGGCACCGTCGGCGGGGGCGCGACGGCCAGGTCATCACCGGCGCCAGGCCGCCGGCCTCCGACGATCTGGAGGTGCGCCAACGGCACTATCTGGTGTCGATGGCGATCCGCACGCTGTGCTTCATCGGGCTGGTGATCACCCCGAGCCCGTGGCGGTGGCTGTTCATCCCGGGGGCGGCCTTCCTCCCGGCGATCGCCGTGGTGCTGGGCAACGTCGACGACCGACGCTCGCCGGCTCCGGCGACGGAGCATGAGACGCGCCGGGAGATCGGCCCGTCGCTCACGATCCCCGGTGAGCTCGAGGAGGACGAGGACGAGCCGGGCGGGACCAGCGACTAG
- the fabG gene encoding 3-oxoacyl-ACP reductase FabG — MTHEPASTAGTGRVALVTGGSRGIGAAIAARLAADGYRVAATSRAGTAPEGVLPIACDVTDAASVDAAFTRVEDEFGPVEVLIANAGITKDTLMARMKEEDFTSVIDTNLTGTYRVIRRAARAMTRARFGRIVVMSSVVGLMGSAGQVNYAASKAGLVGIARSVSRELGSRGITCNVVAPGFINTEMTAVLPAKTIADYESRIPARRLGEVGDVVNAVSFLADDATSYITGAVIPVDGGLGMGH; from the coding sequence ATGACTCACGAGCCTGCCAGCACAGCCGGAACGGGCCGGGTGGCCCTGGTCACCGGAGGATCACGGGGAATCGGGGCGGCCATCGCCGCCCGCCTGGCGGCCGACGGCTACCGGGTCGCGGCCACCAGCAGGGCGGGCACCGCACCCGAAGGGGTGCTGCCGATCGCCTGCGACGTCACCGACGCCGCCTCCGTCGACGCCGCCTTCACACGGGTCGAGGACGAGTTCGGCCCGGTCGAGGTGCTCATCGCCAATGCCGGCATCACCAAGGACACGCTGATGGCGCGGATGAAGGAGGAGGACTTCACCTCCGTCATCGACACCAACCTCACCGGTACCTACCGGGTGATCCGGCGTGCCGCCCGTGCCATGACCCGGGCGCGTTTCGGCCGCATCGTCGTGATGTCCTCGGTCGTCGGGTTGATGGGATCGGCGGGCCAGGTGAACTACGCCGCATCCAAGGCCGGTCTGGTCGGCATCGCCCGCAGCGTCTCGCGGGAACTCGGTTCCCGGGGCATCACCTGCAACGTCGTCGCCCCCGGATTCATCAACACAGAGATGACCGCGGTGCTGCCCGCCAAGACGATCGCCGACTACGAGTCGCGCATCCCCGCCCGCAGGCTCGGGGAGGTGGGCGACGTCGTCAATGCGGTCAGCTTCCTCGCCGACGACGCCACCTCCTACATCACCGGCGCCGTCATCCCGGTCGACGGCGGCCTCGGCATGGGGCACTAG
- the fabI gene encoding enoyl-ACP reductase FabI has translation MGLLDGKTILVTGVTMHTSIAFKVAEIAQQQGARVIVSNIPRAIRVTQRAVRKLDPVPEVIELDATDDQALAALPATLRGLGVERLDGVVHAIAFANPKTALGGEFLNTEWKDVDVALHTSTYSYVSLAKAVQPLFGDTAAVVGLTFDATVSWPFYDWMGVAKSGLESANRYLARYLGKDQVRCNLVSAGPLDTMAKTSIPGADAFNDLWGERAPLGWDTKDAGAAAKGIVALLSDWFPATTGEMIHVDGGLHSTGA, from the coding sequence ATGGGACTTCTCGACGGTAAGACCATCCTCGTCACCGGCGTGACGATGCACACCTCGATCGCCTTCAAGGTGGCCGAGATCGCCCAGCAGCAGGGCGCCCGCGTCATCGTCTCCAACATCCCCCGCGCCATCCGCGTCACTCAGCGGGCGGTGCGCAAGCTCGACCCGGTTCCCGAGGTCATCGAGCTCGACGCCACCGACGACCAGGCCCTGGCCGCCCTGCCCGCCACACTGCGCGGACTGGGCGTCGAGCGGCTCGACGGGGTCGTCCACGCCATCGCCTTCGCCAACCCGAAGACTGCGCTGGGCGGTGAGTTCCTCAACACCGAGTGGAAGGACGTCGACGTCGCCCTCCACACCTCCACCTACTCCTACGTGTCCCTGGCGAAGGCCGTCCAGCCGCTCTTCGGCGACACGGCCGCGGTCGTAGGCCTCACCTTCGACGCCACCGTCTCATGGCCCTTCTACGACTGGATGGGTGTCGCGAAGTCCGGTCTCGAATCGGCCAACCGGTACCTGGCCCGCTACCTGGGCAAAGACCAGGTGCGCTGCAACCTCGTCTCCGCCGGCCCCCTGGACACCATGGCCAAGACCTCCATCCCCGGTGCCGACGCCTTCAACGACCTGTGGGGGGAGCGGGCCCCGCTCGGCTGGGACACCAAGGACGCCGGCGCCGCCGCGAAGGGCATCGTCGCGCTGCTGTCGGACTGGTTCCCGGCCACCACCGGCGAGATGATCCACGTCGACGGCGGGCTTCACTCCACCGGCGCCTGA
- a CDS encoding phosphotransferase — MSGELLGGHGSSARRLGRVVQRGPTPDFAARVLRHLKRSGWSHAPTLIARNAEGSVMSYMDGTAATTTLLRHEAAEDGPLAEVAALVRQFHDLMADTDLAGDAETVCHNDLDPSNTIYRRVSGRLVPAAFVDWDLAAPGARIDDLARLCWSFTGIGPRADPGLVRHRIGIVAEAYGWGRSLDEVIVAVMTHQHDAAEDSRSGLLAAAENEADHRWTQRHLRR, encoded by the coding sequence ATGTCCGGGGAGTTGCTCGGCGGGCATGGCAGCAGCGCCCGTCGCCTTGGTCGGGTCGTCCAGCGCGGCCCGACCCCCGATTTCGCGGCGCGGGTGCTGCGCCACCTGAAGCGCAGCGGTTGGTCGCACGCACCGACCCTCATCGCCCGGAACGCGGAGGGCTCCGTGATGTCCTACATGGACGGCACGGCGGCCACCACCACCTTGCTGAGGCACGAGGCGGCCGAGGACGGCCCTCTGGCCGAAGTCGCCGCGCTGGTGCGCCAGTTCCACGATCTCATGGCGGACACCGATCTGGCCGGTGATGCCGAGACCGTCTGTCACAACGACCTGGATCCCAGCAACACCATCTACCGGCGGGTCAGCGGGCGCCTGGTGCCGGCGGCATTCGTCGACTGGGATCTGGCTGCCCCGGGCGCCCGGATCGACGATCTGGCCCGGCTGTGCTGGAGTTTCACGGGCATCGGGCCTCGCGCCGATCCGGGACTCGTGCGTCATCGGATCGGCATCGTCGCTGAGGCCTACGGCTGGGGCCGGAGCCTCGACGAGGTCATCGTGGCCGTCATGACCCACCAGCACGACGCCGCCGAGGACAGCCGGTCAGGTCTGCTGGCGGCCGCCGAGAACGAGGCCGACCATCGGTGGACGCAGCGCCACCTGCGTCGCTGA
- the dxr gene encoding 1-deoxy-D-xylulose-5-phosphate reductoisomerase, producing the protein MRRIILLGSTGSIGTQALDVIARNPDRFEVVGLAAGSDRETVAEQAVRFRVEHTALGAEEAAQLVRDVEADVVLNGITGSVGLGPTLAALKAGRILALANKESLIVGGELVRAAASPGQIVPVDSEHSAIAQALRSGSHEEVRRLVVTASGGPFRGRTRAELADVTPAQALAHPTWAMGPVVTTNSATMVNKGLEVIEAHLLFDVDYDDIAVVVHPQSIVHSMVEFVDGSTIVQASPPDMRLPIALGLGWPDRIPEAVPALDWSRASSWAFEPLDDAVFPAVALARQVGRSGGTYPAVYNAANEQAVEAFHAGRLQFLGIVETVQKVVDAHEPPSELTLESLGQAEQWARRRADGVIAAV; encoded by the coding sequence ATGCGTCGCATCATCCTGCTCGGCTCGACCGGATCCATCGGTACTCAGGCACTGGACGTCATCGCCCGCAATCCCGACCGGTTCGAGGTGGTGGGTCTGGCGGCCGGGTCCGACCGGGAGACGGTCGCCGAGCAGGCCGTGCGATTCCGTGTCGAGCACACCGCGCTGGGGGCTGAGGAGGCCGCCCAACTTGTCCGTGACGTCGAGGCTGATGTCGTGCTCAACGGCATCACGGGATCGGTGGGACTGGGCCCGACCCTGGCTGCTCTGAAGGCGGGCCGGATCCTGGCCCTGGCGAACAAGGAGTCACTCATCGTCGGCGGCGAACTGGTGAGGGCCGCCGCCTCCCCGGGGCAGATCGTGCCAGTGGATTCGGAACACTCGGCCATCGCCCAGGCGCTGCGCTCGGGCAGCCACGAGGAGGTGCGGCGCCTGGTGGTGACGGCCTCGGGCGGCCCCTTCCGCGGTCGCACCCGCGCCGAGCTGGCCGACGTCACGCCTGCCCAGGCACTGGCCCATCCCACCTGGGCGATGGGTCCGGTGGTCACCACGAACTCAGCCACGATGGTCAACAAGGGTCTGGAGGTGATCGAGGCCCACCTGCTCTTCGACGTCGACTACGACGACATCGCTGTCGTGGTGCATCCGCAGTCGATCGTGCACTCCATGGTGGAATTCGTCGACGGATCCACCATCGTCCAGGCCTCGCCCCCGGACATGCGGCTGCCCATCGCGCTGGGCCTGGGCTGGCCCGACCGCATCCCCGAGGCCGTCCCCGCCCTCGACTGGAGTCGGGCGTCGTCCTGGGCCTTCGAGCCGCTGGATGACGCCGTCTTCCCGGCCGTGGCCCTGGCCAGGCAGGTGGGGCGGTCCGGCGGCACCTATCCGGCGGTCTACAACGCGGCCAATGAGCAGGCCGTGGAGGCCTTCCACGCTGGAAGGCTGCAGTTCCTCGGCATCGTCGAGACCGTCCAGAAGGTGGTGGACGCCCACGAGCCCCCGTCCGAGCTGACTCTGGAGTCGCTGGGGCAGGCCGAACAATGGGCGAGACGCCGGGCCGATGGCGTGATCGCCGCGGTGTAG
- a CDS encoding ABC transporter ATP-binding protein, translated as MSAVAQLAGVGVRRGSTQILTDVDWEVDEGQRWVMVGPNGAGKTTLLQILAAQMHPTEGLVEILDEIIGAVDVFELRPRIGVASSALAHRIPPHEAVRDVVVSAAWAVVGRWRESYDPMDVQRAAELIARMGLAGLEDRTYGTLSEGERKRVEIARALMTDPELLLLDEPAAGLDLAGREQLVSVLSGICTDPDAPATVLVTHHLEEIPLGVTHALVLDEGHIVAAGPVDRVLTSPILSQAFGLPLEVTSHNGRWSAQASGKVL; from the coding sequence ATGAGTGCAGTGGCGCAGCTGGCCGGAGTCGGGGTACGACGCGGATCCACCCAGATCCTCACCGATGTCGACTGGGAGGTCGACGAGGGGCAGCGCTGGGTGATGGTGGGGCCCAACGGCGCCGGCAAGACGACCCTGCTGCAGATCCTGGCCGCCCAGATGCACCCCACCGAGGGACTCGTGGAGATCCTCGACGAGATCATCGGAGCCGTCGACGTCTTCGAGCTGCGACCCCGCATCGGCGTGGCCTCCTCGGCTCTGGCGCATCGCATCCCGCCTCACGAGGCCGTCCGCGACGTCGTCGTCTCCGCCGCCTGGGCGGTGGTGGGGCGCTGGCGGGAGTCCTACGATCCGATGGACGTTCAGCGCGCCGCCGAGCTCATCGCCAGAATGGGCCTGGCCGGCCTGGAGGATCGCACCTACGGCACCTTGTCGGAGGGGGAGCGCAAACGCGTCGAGATCGCCCGGGCGCTGATGACCGATCCCGAACTGCTGCTCCTCGACGAGCCCGCCGCCGGCCTGGATCTGGCCGGGCGTGAGCAGCTGGTGAGCGTGCTGTCGGGCATCTGCACCGATCCCGACGCCCCCGCCACCGTCCTGGTGACCCACCACCTGGAGGAGATCCCGCTCGGGGTCACCCACGCCCTGGTCCTGGACGAGGGGCACATCGTGGCGGCCGGGCCGGTCGACCGGGTGCTCACCTCGCCGATCCTGTCCCAGGCATTCGGACTACCCTTGGAAGTCACATCGCACAACGGCCGCTGGAGTGCCCAGGCCTCCGGCAAGGTGTTGTGA
- a CDS encoding NfeD family protein translates to MNEFWDWIARHGWVAWLIASAVLACAEMLTLDFTLLMLASGALAGAVTAAILPGAWIVQVLVAVAVAGIMLAVLRPTLLKRVRDAPGYRSSLDSLVGSEGTATHQITSGSGEVKVHGELWEARAMAPGTTIEAGESIEVFQIDGTTLIVYPSSQGLGWSGGAGL, encoded by the coding sequence ATGAACGAGTTCTGGGACTGGATCGCACGCCACGGATGGGTGGCCTGGCTCATCGCGTCCGCGGTGCTGGCCTGCGCCGAGATGCTGACCCTCGATTTCACCCTGCTGATGCTGGCCTCCGGGGCGCTGGCCGGCGCCGTGACCGCTGCGATCCTGCCGGGCGCGTGGATCGTCCAGGTGCTGGTGGCGGTGGCCGTCGCGGGGATCATGCTGGCCGTGCTGCGACCCACCCTTCTCAAGCGCGTCCGCGACGCCCCCGGATACCGCTCCTCGCTGGATTCCCTGGTGGGCTCCGAGGGCACCGCGACCCATCAGATCACCTCTGGATCGGGCGAGGTCAAGGTGCATGGGGAGCTGTGGGAGGCCCGTGCCATGGCTCCCGGGACCACCATCGAGGCCGGTGAGAGCATCGAGGTCTTCCAGATCGACGGGACGACTCTCATCGTCTACCCGTCCAGTCAGGGGCTGGGCTGGTCGGGCGGGGCAGGCCTCTGA
- a CDS encoding bile acid:sodium symporter family protein, whose translation MSESSPGQHRFRVNWFLVGIVASAVVASMLPARGYMVPVVDDAVTVLVFLLFFLYGARLKPSETLAGIRHWRLHLTILVFTFVVFPIIGIALRLLVPWALSNMLYLGLLWVCLVPSTVQSSINFTSIAHGNVPGAIVSATISNLLGTFLSPLLAFALVSSSSGVTITPSSILDVLLQILLPFILGQLSRPLTSRFVTEHKKPLKFVDNGVILVVVYSAFSSGMRERIWSMTSIGQLGLTIGICLVLLALMLWLTWTVPGRLGFNRADRIAIQFCGTKKSLATGLPMAAVLFAGQPIGLIVLPLMIFHMTQLIACGVISSRYARQWEVSEASTTR comes from the coding sequence GTGAGTGAGTCCTCCCCCGGTCAGCACAGGTTCCGCGTCAACTGGTTCCTGGTCGGCATCGTGGCCTCCGCGGTGGTTGCGAGCATGCTGCCGGCCCGCGGTTACATGGTGCCGGTGGTCGACGACGCCGTGACCGTACTGGTCTTCCTGCTGTTCTTCCTCTACGGCGCCCGCCTCAAGCCCTCGGAGACCCTCGCCGGCATCAGGCACTGGCGGCTGCACCTCACCATCCTGGTCTTCACCTTCGTGGTCTTCCCCATCATCGGCATCGCATTGAGACTGCTGGTTCCCTGGGCGCTGTCGAACATGCTGTACCTGGGTCTGCTGTGGGTGTGCCTGGTGCCCTCGACCGTCCAGTCCTCGATCAACTTCACCTCGATCGCCCACGGCAACGTTCCCGGCGCCATCGTCTCGGCGACCATCTCGAACCTGCTGGGCACATTCCTCAGCCCACTACTGGCCTTCGCGCTCGTCTCCTCCAGCTCGGGGGTGACGATCACACCGTCGTCGATCCTCGACGTCCTGCTGCAGATCCTGCTGCCCTTCATCCTGGGTCAGCTGTCGCGTCCCCTGACATCGCGGTTCGTCACCGAGCACAAGAAGCCGCTCAAGTTCGTCGACAACGGCGTCATCCTCGTGGTGGTGTACTCGGCCTTCTCCTCGGGGATGCGCGAGCGCATCTGGTCGATGACCAGCATCGGCCAGCTCGGGCTCACCATCGGCATCTGCCTAGTACTGCTGGCCCTCATGCTGTGGCTCACCTGGACGGTCCCCGGCCGGCTCGGGTTCAACCGGGCCGACCGCATCGCCATCCAGTTCTGCGGCACCAAGAAATCCCTGGCCACCGGGCTGCCGATGGCCGCCGTGCTCTTCGCCGGGCAGCCGATCGGTCTCATCGTGCTGCCGCTGATGATCTTCCATATGACCCAGCTCATCGCCTGCGGGGTGATCTCCTCGCGCTACGCGCGCCAATGGGAGGTCTCGGAAGCCTCCACGACCCGCTGA
- a CDS encoding TrmH family RNA methyltransferase translates to MARFIDIVDPADPRLADYVSLRDVNLRRSLEAAEGLFIAEGAKIIRRAVEAGYRPRSFLLAPRWIEGLRDLLDGVEAPVFVVSEALAEQVTGFHVHRGALASMERVTRWTEDDLMEARRLVVCEDIVDHTNVGAIIRCAAGLGWDGVLLAPRAADPLYRRAIKTSMGTVFAEPWARMTDWRRGLERLKEHGFTVAAMALSEDSVSLDAFAAELARSPRKVALLMGTEGAGLSSHWISLADVVVRIPMAHGVDSLNVAAATAVACYALNPPFR, encoded by the coding sequence GTGGCCCGATTCATAGACATCGTCGATCCCGCTGATCCCCGCCTGGCCGATTACGTCAGCTTGCGCGACGTCAATCTGCGCAGGAGTCTGGAGGCCGCCGAGGGACTGTTCATCGCCGAGGGGGCCAAGATCATCCGGCGGGCCGTCGAGGCCGGCTACCGGCCCCGGTCCTTCCTGCTGGCGCCGCGCTGGATCGAGGGGCTGCGCGATCTTCTGGACGGCGTCGAGGCGCCGGTGTTCGTGGTGAGCGAGGCGCTGGCCGAGCAGGTGACCGGGTTCCACGTCCACCGGGGTGCGCTGGCCTCCATGGAGCGGGTCACACGATGGACCGAGGACGACCTGATGGAGGCCCGGCGCCTGGTGGTGTGCGAGGACATCGTCGACCACACCAACGTGGGGGCCATCATCCGGTGCGCCGCCGGCCTGGGATGGGACGGCGTGCTGCTGGCGCCCAGGGCCGCCGACCCGCTGTACCGCAGGGCGATCAAGACGTCGATGGGCACCGTCTTCGCCGAACCCTGGGCCCGGATGACCGACTGGCGCCGGGGCCTGGAACGCCTCAAGGAGCACGGCTTCACCGTGGCCGCGATGGCGCTGAGCGAGGACTCGGTGAGCCTCGATGCCTTCGCCGCAGAGCTGGCGCGGAGCCCGAGGAAAGTGGCGCTGCTGATGGGCACCGAGGGGGCCGGACTGTCCTCGCACTGGATCTCCTTGGCCGACGTCGTGGTCCGCATCCCGATGGCCCACGGCGTCGATTCCCTCAATGTCGCCGCCGCGACGGCGGTGGCGTGCTACGCGCTCAATCCCCCGTTCAGGTGA